One part of the Streptomyces lienomycini genome encodes these proteins:
- a CDS encoding DegT/DnrJ/EryC1/StrS family aminotransferase, with translation MLRAAGVGVGDEVVVPAFGNVEVAEAVSQVGASPVFADIEPTTYCLDGAVVEAALTPRTAAVVVVHRFGRPADMRPLHEVGQRQGLLVLEHGESETPYDETARRRQRAAYLDGKLRGLRTPDWGDGHTYQQYVVRVPGNGRPDRDAFARAVRARGVECRVPVRTPVHRMPEFRQCVSLPETERAVDETLALPVEAALTKRDMQRIVSACNSLGGLLQPAY, from the coding sequence ATGCTCAGGGCCGCCGGCGTGGGCGTCGGCGACGAGGTCGTCGTACCTGCCTTCGGCAACGTGGAAGTCGCCGAGGCCGTCTCACAGGTCGGCGCGTCACCGGTGTTCGCGGACATAGAACCGACGACGTACTGCCTGGACGGTGCCGTCGTGGAGGCGGCGCTGACGCCCCGGACCGCGGCCGTCGTCGTCGTGCACCGCTTCGGGCGGCCTGCGGACATGCGTCCGCTGCACGAGGTCGGACAGCGGCAGGGGCTGCTCGTACTGGAACACGGCGAATCCGAGACGCCGTACGACGAGACGGCGCGACGCAGGCAACGGGCGGCCTACCTCGACGGGAAACTCAGGGGCCTGCGCACCCCGGACTGGGGCGACGGGCACACCTACCAGCAGTACGTGGTGCGGGTGCCGGGGAACGGCCGGCCCGACCGTGACGCCTTCGCCCGTGCCGTGCGGGCCAGGGGAGTGGAATGCCGGGTGCCCGTAAGGACTCCCGTGCACCGTATGCCGGAATTTCGCCAATGCGTGTCGTTGCCGGAAACGGAACGTGCCGTCGACGAAACGCTCGCGCTGCCCGTCGAGGCCGCGTTGACCAAGCGGGACATGCAGCGGATCGTGTCCGCCTGCAATTCCCTCGGGGGACTGCTGCAACCCGCGTACTGA
- a CDS encoding SpoIIE family protein phosphatase — translation MTTGLIPGEQPPDPGPTDGLPQQRQEPVGHEAVHGERGSRSSVITARAAASFEPVGRSVASARSFVRDTLQGWGHADIVDDAVVLTSELVTNAVVHAGTTADVVCLRSDDGVRIEVADHYPEREVPLQGSPATMGSLDREGGRGLQLCAALADRWGVEYTPTLKNVWFHLHLPERPVGTRAAGPALPAALLPLADGRVRVAVVQIDRSGAVTSWNEDAEDLFGYSADQVTGKPLTDLAAWPHTPGTSTGIAEALRLSRWEGSYGIRGANGRVTPVYASHLRVRDADGEPSTVCLLVRDHERAVLQTPLRVPACDSSSSEGQSADPFEVFIGSPAPDDLDGLLQRTVERARDMLDADAAFLLLATDDETELEVRASTGLPSARQRFARVPVEAGPGRYGSARMPAVHDDLPAVPGAVPLLNGTGMRSVVTVPLKVEGRLTGSLGVAAESAGRYSNEEALRLQFAADRIALAVESARLGELERLRRGSLSFLVEASDLLAGTLDRDQTLALMAQMTVPTLASWCAVYTIADQSSDPYLSYVLHEDEELIDGIKSLLSKIAPPDPVPTPGARVWTAPAEMAHQAALRTSMRDLGLSGSPTQPLSTGIGPTLATASAVGGETVVLPLVARNRVIGMLTLGKPTDDHFRQEILELAEDLSRRAALALDNARLYSERTAISQSLQRSLLPPELPLIDGVEVEVIYRAAGEGNEVGGDFYDLFPISDGAYGFAIGDVCGTGPNAAAVTGLARHALRLLAREGLTGPAVLERLNSAILDEGARSRFLTLLYGEMRPQEDGSAELKVVCAGHPLPLRLRQDGTVEPAAEPQPLLGVIEDLELYEQTVTLDPGDVLLCVTDGVTERREGTRMLGDDGLADVLTTCTGLTAGAVAARIMRAVERFASDAPSDDMAILAMRVPEPHAD, via the coding sequence ATGACCACCGGACTGATCCCGGGGGAGCAGCCCCCGGATCCCGGGCCGACGGACGGGCTGCCGCAGCAGCGGCAGGAGCCGGTCGGCCATGAGGCCGTGCACGGGGAGAGAGGGTCGAGGAGTTCTGTGATCACCGCGCGTGCGGCCGCCAGCTTCGAACCCGTGGGCCGGTCCGTGGCGAGTGCCCGGTCCTTCGTCCGCGACACGCTTCAGGGCTGGGGTCATGCCGACATCGTCGACGACGCCGTGGTGCTCACCAGTGAGCTGGTGACCAACGCCGTCGTGCACGCCGGCACCACCGCCGACGTCGTGTGCCTGCGCAGTGACGACGGCGTACGGATCGAGGTCGCCGACCACTATCCGGAGCGCGAGGTCCCGCTCCAGGGCTCCCCCGCCACCATGGGCAGCCTCGACCGCGAGGGCGGCCGCGGCCTCCAGCTGTGCGCGGCGCTGGCCGACCGCTGGGGCGTCGAGTACACGCCCACGCTCAAGAACGTCTGGTTCCACCTTCATCTGCCCGAGCGTCCGGTCGGCACCCGCGCCGCGGGCCCCGCCCTCCCGGCCGCCCTGCTGCCCCTGGCCGACGGCCGGGTCCGCGTCGCCGTCGTCCAGATCGACCGCAGCGGCGCGGTCACGTCCTGGAACGAGGACGCGGAGGATCTCTTCGGTTACTCCGCCGACCAGGTCACCGGCAAGCCGCTGACCGACCTCGCGGCCTGGCCGCACACCCCGGGCACCAGCACGGGCATCGCCGAGGCACTCCGGCTCTCCCGCTGGGAGGGCAGCTACGGCATAAGGGGCGCCAACGGCCGTGTGACTCCGGTCTACGCCTCCCACCTCCGCGTCCGCGACGCCGACGGCGAGCCCTCCACGGTCTGCCTCCTCGTCCGCGACCACGAACGCGCGGTGCTGCAGACCCCGTTGCGCGTGCCGGCCTGCGACTCCTCGTCCTCCGAGGGGCAGAGCGCCGATCCCTTCGAGGTGTTCATCGGCTCTCCGGCCCCGGACGACCTCGACGGCCTGCTCCAGCGCACGGTCGAACGCGCCCGCGACATGCTCGACGCCGACGCCGCCTTCCTGCTCCTGGCCACGGACGACGAAACGGAGTTGGAGGTCCGCGCGTCCACGGGGCTGCCCTCCGCCCGTCAGCGGTTCGCCCGCGTTCCCGTCGAGGCCGGACCCGGCCGCTACGGTTCGGCGCGCATGCCCGCCGTCCACGACGACCTCCCGGCCGTCCCCGGCGCGGTCCCGCTGCTCAACGGCACCGGCATGCGCTCGGTCGTCACCGTCCCCCTCAAGGTGGAGGGCCGCCTGACCGGTTCCCTCGGCGTCGCCGCCGAGTCGGCCGGCCGGTACTCCAACGAGGAGGCGCTGCGGCTCCAGTTCGCGGCCGACCGCATCGCCCTGGCCGTCGAGTCGGCCCGCCTCGGCGAGCTGGAGCGGTTGCGCCGCGGCTCGCTCAGCTTCCTCGTGGAGGCCTCCGACCTCCTCGCCGGCACGCTGGACCGCGACCAGACGCTGGCCCTGATGGCGCAGATGACGGTCCCGACGCTGGCATCCTGGTGCGCCGTCTACACCATCGCCGACCAGTCCTCGGACCCCTACCTGTCCTACGTCCTGCACGAGGACGAGGAACTGATCGACGGCATCAAGTCCCTCCTGTCGAAGATCGCGCCGCCCGACCCGGTGCCCACCCCGGGCGCCCGGGTGTGGACGGCCCCCGCCGAGATGGCCCACCAGGCGGCCCTGCGTACCTCCATGCGCGATCTCGGCCTCAGCGGCAGCCCGACGCAGCCTTTGAGCACCGGCATCGGTCCGACGCTTGCCACGGCCTCCGCGGTCGGCGGCGAGACCGTCGTCCTTCCGCTGGTCGCCCGCAACCGCGTCATCGGCATGCTGACGCTCGGCAAGCCGACCGACGACCACTTCCGCCAGGAGATCCTGGAGCTGGCCGAGGATCTGTCCCGCAGGGCCGCTCTGGCCCTCGACAACGCCCGGTTGTACTCGGAGCGCACGGCCATCAGCCAGTCCCTGCAGCGCAGTCTCCTGCCGCCCGAGCTGCCGTTGATCGACGGTGTCGAGGTGGAGGTCATCTACCGCGCGGCCGGCGAGGGCAACGAGGTCGGCGGCGACTTCTACGACCTCTTCCCGATCAGCGACGGCGCCTACGGCTTCGCCATCGGCGACGTCTGCGGTACGGGCCCGAACGCCGCGGCCGTCACGGGCCTGGCCCGGCACGCGCTGCGCCTGCTCGCCCGCGAGGGCCTGACCGGCCCGGCGGTCCTGGAGCGCCTCAACTCCGCGATCCTCGACGAGGGGGCCCGCAGTCGTTTCCTCACGCTGTTGTACGGCGAGATGCGCCCGCAGGAGGACGGCAGCGCCGAGCTGAAGGTGGTCTGTGCCGGGCATCCGCTGCCGCTGCGTCTCCGTCAGGACGGCACGGTCGAGCCGGCCGCGGAACCGCAGCCCCTGCTGGGTGTCATAGAGGACCTGGAGCTCTACGAGCAGACGGTCACCCTCGACCCGGGCGATGTCCTGCTCTGTGTCACGGACGGCGTCACCGAGCGCCGTGAGGGCACCCGCATGCTGGGCGACGACGGGCTCGCCGATGTGCTCACCACTTGCACGGGCCTGACCGCCGGCGCGGTGGCGGCCCGCATCATGCGCGCGGTGGAGCGTTTCGCGTCGGACGCACCGTCCGACGACATGGCGATTCTCGCGATGCGTGTCCCGGAGCCCCACGCGGACTAG
- a CDS encoding HAMP domain-containing protein — protein sequence MESGAATRATKTRAKGGQSLSNQGKPRGGGARSGSTTVDTAALNRLLAALVSMREGNFRRRLTVSGDGVMSEIAAVFNEVADRNLHLTGELTRVRRMVGREGKLTERLETGACEGSWAAAIDHSNALVDDLVRPVSEVSRVLSAVADGDLSPRMELRTQTEEGTGQPLRGEFLKVGRTVNNLVDQLSTFTDEVTRVASEVGTEGKLGGQARVRGMSGSWKDLTDSVNTMAYRLTAQVRDIALVTTAVAKGDLSRKVTVHVAGEMLELKNTVNTMVDQLSAFSSEVTRVAREVGTEGALGGQAQVPGVAGVWKELTDSVNTMAGNLTAQVREISHVTTAVANGDLSKKVTVPARGEVAQLAETINQMTETLRIFADEVTRVANETGGEGQLGGQANVPGAAGIWKDLTDSVNTVFRNLTTQVRDIAAVTTAVASGDLSQKVTVDVAGEMLELKNTVNTMVDQLSAFGAEVTRVAREVGVEGELGGQAQVPGAAGTWKDLTDSVNTAFRNLTGQVRNIAQVTTAVANGDLSQKVTVDVSGEMLQLKNTVNTMVDQLSSFADQVTRMARDVGTEGRLGGQARVDGVSGTWKELTDSVNSMAGNLTSQVRNIAQVTTAVARGDLSQKIDVDARGEILELKNTINTMVDQLSSFAEQVTRVAREVGTEGRLGGQAQVPGVAGVWRDLTDSVNGMAGNLTAQVRNIAQVATAVARGDLSQKITVDARGEILELKNTLNTMVDQLSSFAQEVTRVAREVGTEGILGGQAEVQGVSGTWKDLTQSVNGMANNLTMQVRNIAEVTTAVAKGDLSKKITVDAKGEILELVTTVNTMVDQLSSFAEQVTRVAREVGTEGILGGQASVPGVVGIWKDLNDNVNLMAKNLTVQVRNISQVAAAVANGDLTRTVTIEARGEVAQLADTFNTMVRTLRSFADQVTKVAREVGTDGILGGQAQVPGVAGTWKDLTESVNQMASNLTGQVRNIAMVTTAIAKGDLTKKIDIDARGEILELKTTINTMVDQLSSFAEEVTRVAREVGTEGQLGGQARVRDVDGTWRDLTESVNEMAGNLTRQVRAIARVATAVTRGDLNLKIDVDASGEISELQDYINKMIANLRDTTIANKEQDWLKGNLARISGLMQGRRDLQDVASLIMSELTPVVSAQHGAFFLAMPLVDGQEQAGAEGDAYELRMLGSYGYSMGSMPTSFRPGEALVGTAAQEKRTILVENAPSGYLKISSGLGEAPPAQVIVLPVLFEGQVLGVIELASFTPFTHIQKDFLNQIAEMIATSVNTISVNTKTEVLLSQSQELTEQLRERSEELEQRQKALQSSNAELEEKAELLAQQNRDIEVKNTEIEEARQVLEERAEQLAVSMRYKSEFLANMSHELRTPLNSLLILAKLLADNADANLSPKQVEFAETIHGAGSDLLQLINDILDLSKVEAGKMDVSPTRIALVQLVDYVEATFRPLTAEKGLDLSVRVSPELPATLHTDEQRLLQVLRNLLSNAVKFTDSGAVELVIRPARDDVPQAIREQLLEAGSMNDPDAELIAFSVSDTGIGIAASKMRVIFEAFKQADGTTSRKYGGTGLGLSISREIAQLLGGEIQAQSEPGRGSTFTLYLPLRPSELPPHGYQQPLPSAEAGELPAPSGAVAELPGSEVETPAEVRSYQDSQNGAAALFRRRRRSAETEDLPAVRERRPDAGQESAPQSSRGIRFGGQKVLIVDDDIRNVFALTSVLEQHGLSVLYAENGREGIEVLEQHEDVAVVLMDIMMPEMDGYATTTAIRRMPQFAGLPIIALTAKAMKGDREKAIESGASDYVTKPVDPDHLLTVMQQWMREE from the coding sequence GTGGAGTCTGGCGCAGCGACGCGGGCCACGAAGACGCGCGCGAAAGGCGGACAGTCCCTGAGTAACCAGGGCAAACCGCGGGGCGGCGGCGCGCGGAGCGGCAGTACGACGGTGGACACGGCCGCGCTGAACCGGCTGCTCGCGGCGCTGGTGTCCATGCGGGAGGGGAACTTCCGCAGGCGGCTCACGGTGTCCGGCGACGGCGTGATGTCGGAGATCGCGGCGGTCTTCAACGAGGTGGCCGACCGCAATCTGCACCTCACGGGTGAGCTGACGCGGGTGCGCCGCATGGTCGGACGTGAGGGAAAACTCACGGAACGACTGGAGACGGGGGCCTGTGAGGGCTCCTGGGCGGCCGCGATCGACCACTCGAACGCGCTGGTGGACGACCTCGTACGGCCCGTGTCCGAGGTCAGCCGGGTGCTGTCGGCGGTCGCGGACGGCGACCTGTCGCCGCGCATGGAGCTGCGGACGCAGACGGAGGAGGGCACCGGGCAGCCGCTGCGCGGTGAGTTCCTGAAGGTCGGCCGGACCGTGAACAACCTGGTCGACCAGTTGTCGACCTTCACCGACGAGGTCACTCGGGTGGCCAGTGAGGTCGGTACCGAGGGCAAGCTGGGCGGTCAGGCCAGGGTGCGGGGCATGTCCGGGTCCTGGAAGGACCTGACGGACTCCGTCAACACCATGGCGTACCGGCTCACCGCCCAGGTGCGGGACATCGCGCTGGTGACGACGGCCGTGGCCAAGGGCGACCTGTCCCGGAAGGTCACGGTGCACGTGGCCGGGGAGATGCTGGAGTTGAAGAACACCGTCAACACGATGGTGGACCAGCTCTCGGCGTTCTCCTCCGAGGTGACGCGCGTCGCGCGCGAGGTGGGCACGGAGGGCGCCCTGGGCGGGCAGGCGCAGGTGCCGGGCGTGGCCGGGGTGTGGAAGGAGCTGACCGACTCCGTCAACACCATGGCCGGGAACCTGACGGCCCAGGTGCGTGAGATCTCGCATGTGACGACGGCGGTCGCCAACGGCGACCTGTCGAAGAAGGTGACGGTGCCGGCCCGGGGCGAGGTCGCGCAGCTCGCCGAGACGATCAACCAGATGACCGAGACGCTGCGGATCTTCGCGGACGAGGTCACGCGCGTGGCCAACGAGACCGGCGGTGAGGGCCAGCTCGGCGGGCAGGCGAACGTGCCGGGCGCGGCCGGTATCTGGAAGGACCTGACGGACTCCGTCAACACCGTCTTCCGGAACCTGACCACGCAGGTGCGCGACATCGCCGCGGTGACGACGGCGGTGGCCAGCGGCGACCTGTCGCAGAAGGTCACGGTGGACGTGGCCGGGGAGATGCTGGAGCTGAAGAACACCGTCAACACGATGGTGGACCAGCTGTCCGCCTTCGGCGCCGAGGTCACGCGGGTGGCCCGGGAGGTCGGTGTCGAGGGTGAGCTGGGCGGGCAGGCGCAGGTGCCCGGGGCGGCGGGGACGTGGAAGGACCTGACGGACTCCGTCAACACCGCGTTCCGCAACCTCACCGGTCAGGTGAGGAACATCGCCCAGGTGACGACGGCGGTGGCCAACGGCGACCTGTCGCAGAAGGTCACCGTGGACGTTTCCGGCGAGATGCTCCAGCTGAAGAACACCGTCAACACGATGGTGGACCAGCTCTCCAGCTTCGCCGACCAGGTGACGCGGATGGCCCGGGACGTGGGCACGGAGGGCCGCCTCGGCGGTCAGGCCAGGGTCGACGGCGTGTCGGGTACCTGGAAGGAGCTGACGGACTCCGTCAACTCCATGGCCGGCAATCTGACCTCCCAGGTGCGCAACATCGCGCAGGTGACCACGGCCGTGGCGCGGGGTGACCTGTCCCAGAAGATCGACGTCGACGCGCGCGGCGAGATCCTGGAGCTGAAGAACACCATCAACACGATGGTCGACCAGCTGTCGTCGTTCGCGGAGCAGGTCACGCGCGTGGCCCGCGAGGTGGGCACCGAGGGCCGCCTCGGCGGTCAGGCGCAGGTGCCCGGCGTCGCCGGTGTGTGGCGGGACCTGACCGACTCGGTGAACGGCATGGCCGGCAATCTCACCGCGCAGGTCCGCAACATCGCGCAGGTCGCCACGGCGGTGGCGCGCGGCGACCTGTCCCAGAAGATCACCGTGGACGCGCGCGGGGAGATCCTGGAGCTGAAGAACACCCTGAACACGATGGTGGACCAGCTGTCGTCGTTCGCCCAGGAGGTCACGCGCGTCGCGCGCGAGGTGGGCACCGAGGGCATCCTCGGCGGGCAGGCGGAGGTGCAGGGTGTCTCCGGCACCTGGAAGGACCTCACGCAGTCCGTGAACGGCATGGCCAACAACCTGACCATGCAGGTCCGCAACATCGCCGAGGTCACCACGGCCGTAGCCAAGGGCGACCTGTCGAAGAAGATCACCGTCGACGCCAAGGGCGAGATCCTCGAGCTGGTCACCACCGTCAACACGATGGTCGACCAGCTGTCGTCGTTCGCGGAGCAGGTCACGCGCGTGGCCCGCGAGGTGGGCACCGAGGGCATCCTCGGCGGACAGGCGAGCGTGCCGGGCGTCGTGGGTATCTGGAAGGACCTCAACGACAACGTCAACCTGATGGCCAAGAACCTCACCGTCCAGGTGCGCAACATCTCCCAGGTGGCCGCGGCCGTCGCCAACGGCGACCTGACGCGGACGGTGACGATCGAGGCGCGCGGCGAGGTCGCGCAGCTCGCCGACACCTTCAACACCATGGTGCGGACGCTGCGGTCCTTCGCCGACCAGGTGACCAAGGTGGCCCGCGAGGTGGGTACCGACGGCATCCTGGGCGGCCAGGCGCAGGTGCCCGGGGTGGCGGGCACCTGGAAGGACCTCACCGAGTCGGTGAACCAGATGGCGTCCAACCTGACCGGTCAGGTGCGCAACATCGCCATGGTCACCACGGCGATCGCCAAGGGCGACCTGACCAAGAAGATCGACATTGACGCGCGTGGCGAGATCCTGGAGCTGAAGACGACCATCAACACGATGGTCGACCAGCTGTCCTCCTTCGCCGAGGAGGTCACCCGGGTGGCCCGCGAGGTGGGCACCGAGGGGCAGCTGGGCGGTCAGGCGCGCGTGCGGGACGTCGACGGCACCTGGCGCGACCTGACGGAGTCCGTGAACGAGATGGCCGGGAACCTGACCCGGCAGGTGCGTGCCATCGCGCGCGTGGCGACCGCGGTGACGCGCGGCGATCTGAACCTGAAGATCGATGTGGACGCCTCCGGTGAGATCTCCGAGCTGCAGGACTACATCAACAAGATGATCGCCAACCTGCGCGACACCACGATCGCCAACAAGGAGCAGGACTGGCTCAAGGGCAATCTGGCCCGGATCTCCGGACTCATGCAGGGCCGCCGGGACCTCCAGGACGTGGCCTCGCTGATCATGAGCGAGCTGACGCCCGTGGTCTCCGCGCAGCACGGGGCGTTCTTCCTCGCGATGCCCCTGGTCGACGGCCAGGAGCAGGCGGGCGCGGAGGGCGACGCGTACGAGCTGCGGATGCTCGGGTCGTACGGCTACTCGATGGGGTCCATGCCCACCTCGTTCCGGCCCGGGGAGGCGCTGGTCGGCACGGCCGCCCAGGAGAAGCGCACGATCCTCGTGGAGAACGCGCCGAGCGGCTACCTGAAGATCTCCTCCGGGCTCGGCGAGGCCCCGCCCGCCCAGGTGATCGTCCTGCCGGTGCTGTTCGAGGGGCAGGTGCTCGGCGTCATCGAGCTGGCGTCGTTCACGCCGTTCACGCACATCCAGAAGGACTTCCTGAACCAGATCGCCGAGATGATCGCGACCAGCGTCAACACCATCTCCGTCAACACCAAGACGGAGGTGCTGCTGAGCCAGTCGCAGGAGCTGACCGAGCAACTGCGTGAACGGTCCGAGGAGTTGGAGCAGCGGCAGAAGGCACTCCAGTCGTCCAACGCCGAACTGGAGGAGAAGGCCGAGCTGCTGGCGCAGCAGAACCGCGACATCGAGGTGAAGAACACCGAGATCGAGGAGGCGCGGCAGGTCCTGGAGGAGCGTGCCGAGCAACTCGCGGTCTCCATGCGCTACAAGAGCGAGTTCCTGGCCAACATGTCGCACGAGCTGCGTACGCCGCTCAACTCGCTGCTGATTCTGGCCAAGTTGCTCGCGGACAACGCCGACGCGAACCTCTCCCCGAAGCAGGTCGAGTTCGCCGAGACGATCCACGGTGCCGGATCCGATCTGCTCCAGCTCATCAACGACATCCTCGACCTGTCCAAGGTGGAGGCGGGCAAGATGGACGTCTCCCCGACGCGCATCGCGCTCGTCCAGCTGGTCGACTACGTGGAGGCCACCTTCCGGCCGCTGACCGCGGAGAAGGGCCTGGACCTGTCGGTGCGGGTCTCGCCGGAGCTGCCCGCCACGCTGCACACCGACGAGCAGCGGCTGCTCCAGGTGCTGCGCAACCTGCTGTCCAACGCGGTGAAGTTCACCGACTCGGGCGCCGTCGAGCTGGTCATCCGGCCGGCCCGGGACGACGTCCCGCAGGCGATCCGGGAGCAGTTGCTGGAGGCGGGTTCGATGAACGACCCGGACGCCGAGCTGATCGCGTTCTCGGTGAGCGACACCGGGATCGGGATCGCGGCCAGCAAGATGCGGGTGATCTTCGAGGCGTTCAAGCAGGCCGACGGCACCACCAGCCGCAAGTACGGCGGCACGGGCCTGGGCCTGTCCATCTCGCGGGAGATCGCGCAGTTGCTGGGTGGCGAGATCCAGGCCCAGAGCGAACCGGGCCGCGGCTCGACGTTCACGCTGTACCTGCCGCTGCGTCCGAGCGAGCTGCCCCCGCACGGGTACCAGCAGCCGCTGCCCTCCGCGGAGGCCGGTGAGCTGCCCGCACCCTCCGGGGCCGTGGCCGAGCTGCCGGGATCGGAGG